From the Psychrobacillus sp. FSL K6-4046 genome, one window contains:
- the infC gene encoding translation initiation factor IF-3: MISKDMYVNDGIRARELRVIDQNGDQLGLKTRNEALEIAGRVNLDLVLVAPQAKPPVARIMDYGKFKFEQQKKDREVRKNQKVIVMKEVRLSPTIDEHDFQTKLKNAIKFLEKGDKVKASIRFKGRAITHKEIGQRVLDRFAEACAEVSTIESKPKMDGRSMFLVLAPKNEKQ; this comes from the coding sequence ATTATTAGCAAAGACATGTATGTGAACGATGGCATTCGAGCACGCGAACTACGCGTTATTGATCAAAATGGTGATCAATTAGGTTTAAAAACACGTAACGAAGCACTTGAAATAGCAGGTCGTGTAAATTTGGATCTTGTCCTTGTGGCTCCTCAAGCCAAGCCACCGGTCGCTCGTATCATGGACTATGGTAAATTCAAATTTGAGCAGCAAAAGAAAGATCGTGAAGTTCGTAAAAATCAAAAAGTTATCGTAATGAAAGAGGTTCGCTTGAGCCCGACTATCGATGAGCATGATTTCCAAACGAAATTGAAAAACGCGATCAAGTTCCTTGAAAAAGGAGACAAAGTGAAAGCATCTATTCGCTTTAAAGGTCGTGCCATTACTCATAAAGAGATCGGACAACGAGTTTTAGATAGATTTGCAGAAGCTTGTGCGGAAGTATCCACTATCGAGTCAAAACCGAAAATGGACGGACGCAGTATGTTCTTGGTGCTTGCACCGAAGAACGAAAAACAGTAA
- the rpmI gene encoding 50S ribosomal protein L35 — translation MPKMKTHRGAAKRFKKTGTGKLKHDRAFGSHLFANKSTKAKRKLRKTKVASSGDYKRIKTLLTYMK, via the coding sequence ATGCCGAAAATGAAAACTCACCGTGGAGCTGCAAAGCGTTTCAAAAAAACGGGTACAGGTAAATTAAAACATGACCGTGCTTTTGGAAGCCACTTATTCGCTAACAAATCTACTAAAGCTAAACGTAAACTACGTAAAACTAAAGTAGCTTCTTCAGGCGATTACAAACGTATCAAAACTTTACTTACTTACATGAAATAA
- a CDS encoding AAA family ATPase — translation MKKRIVIMTVGKTHSGKTTFAKALEVHLPNSVVIDQDNHAEFLNTHYKSLLPKTASNNLKYGLTQMIVDYAVNETDCHLILCNSNRGIGGRVRFLEYYKSLGFTTIVLNFDIPEEVLLERVKNSERSTSILRTALNFEEVLMRQNGEDVTDPSEEEADYLYVIKNTEDVQTVISEIVRLA, via the coding sequence ATGAAAAAAAGAATTGTTATAATGACCGTTGGAAAAACACATAGTGGAAAAACTACATTTGCCAAGGCATTAGAAGTGCATCTACCAAACTCAGTCGTGATTGATCAGGACAATCATGCGGAATTTCTGAATACTCATTATAAAAGCTTATTACCTAAGACTGCAAGCAATAATTTAAAATATGGACTAACCCAAATGATTGTTGATTATGCAGTAAATGAAACGGATTGCCATCTAATTTTATGTAACTCTAATAGAGGTATTGGTGGTAGAGTAAGATTTTTAGAGTATTATAAGAGTCTTGGCTTTACGACAATTGTCTTGAACTTTGATATACCAGAAGAGGTATTATTAGAAAGAGTGAAGAATAGTGAGAGAAGTACTTCTATTTTAAGGACTGCCTTAAATTTTGAGGAAGTCTTGATGCGTCAAAATGGAGAAGACGTTACTGATCCATCTGAAGAGGAAGCGGATTATTTATACGTGATTAAGAATACCGAAGACGTTCAAACCGTCATTTCAGAAATTGTCCGATTAGCTTAA
- a CDS encoding sigma-w pathway protein ysdB, whose amino-acid sequence MVHIIRLLIIILIIYVFYRILRYLFDPRRKLDEANEKEQYYFYDDIKNVRKNFFITYKGAMFEGEKYLGTTDQAFEVVSIFIWIKDPSKLQGFTKEDFYFLQNEIRMNYPNAKINWKSPIEQLMKEQD is encoded by the coding sequence ATGGTCCATATTATACGATTACTAATAATTATACTTATTATATATGTATTCTATAGAATATTACGCTATTTATTTGATCCGAGACGAAAGCTGGACGAAGCAAATGAAAAAGAACAATATTATTTCTATGACGATATAAAAAATGTACGCAAAAATTTCTTTATTACGTATAAAGGTGCCATGTTTGAGGGCGAAAAATATCTTGGTACTACTGATCAGGCTTTCGAGGTAGTATCTATTTTCATTTGGATTAAAGATCCTTCTAAACTACAGGGATTCACAAAAGAGGACTTTTATTTCCTGCAAAATGAAATACGAATGAATTACCCGAACGCTAAAATAAATTGGAAGAGTCCAATTGAACAGTTGATGAAGGAACAGGATTAA
- the dnaI gene encoding primosomal protein DnaI → MERINETLKRVVTPEFTSRLDELQQEVLEEPNIQAFIEENSDEISKQVINRSLSKLYEYKSQSHDCKGCPSLDECANFMKGYEPKLVLDRSLIDVEYVRCKRGGIEDERKKVTSMIDSIHMPKEVMEASLSSLDLQDDSRVVAVRAAKDFLNEWERTNKLPAKGLYIYGKFGVGKSYLLGALANELAARHIHSVVVYVPEFLREMKQAIQDQSLPEKVEFVKKAPVLMLDDIGAETMSSWTRDEIIGTILHYRMSEQLPTFMSSNFNYDELQHHLSYTQRGEKEVVKAGRIMERIKALTIPVALQGKNWREHK, encoded by the coding sequence ATGGAACGGATTAATGAAACGCTCAAAAGAGTAGTCACTCCTGAATTTACTTCTCGATTGGATGAGCTGCAGCAGGAAGTATTAGAGGAACCAAATATACAAGCATTTATAGAGGAAAACTCAGATGAAATATCTAAACAGGTAATCAATCGGAGCTTGAGTAAGTTATATGAATATAAATCACAGTCTCATGATTGCAAGGGCTGTCCTTCCTTAGACGAATGTGCGAATTTTATGAAGGGCTATGAGCCGAAGCTAGTGTTAGACCGAAGCCTAATAGATGTTGAGTATGTAAGGTGTAAACGAGGGGGTATAGAGGATGAGCGTAAAAAAGTGACCTCTATGATAGACAGTATTCATATGCCTAAAGAGGTGATGGAGGCTAGTCTCTCAAGCTTAGACTTACAAGATGATAGTCGTGTTGTAGCAGTTCGAGCTGCTAAGGACTTCTTAAATGAATGGGAAAGAACAAATAAATTACCTGCAAAAGGACTTTATATTTACGGAAAGTTTGGAGTCGGTAAGTCCTACTTATTGGGCGCACTAGCAAACGAACTAGCAGCTAGACATATTCATTCAGTAGTTGTATACGTCCCTGAATTTCTTCGCGAAATGAAACAGGCTATACAAGATCAATCTCTTCCTGAAAAAGTAGAGTTTGTAAAAAAAGCACCTGTGCTTATGCTAGACGATATTGGTGCAGAAACAATGTCTAGCTGGACGCGTGATGAAATTATAGGAACTATTCTCCACTACAGGATGTCAGAACAGCTTCCAACCTTTATGTCTTCTAACTTTAACTATGATGAATTACAGCATCATCTTTCTTATACGCAACGAGGAGAAAAAGAGGTAGTAAAAGCAGGACGTATTATGGAACGGATCAAAGCGCTGACTATCCCAGTTGCTCTTCAAGGGAAGAACTGGAGAGAGCATAAATAA
- the thrS gene encoding threonine--tRNA ligase, with product MADVIKLQFPDGAVKEFPSSTTTEEIAQSISPGLRKKALAGKLSGQLIDLKTPITEDGEIAIITPESDEALEILRHSSAHLLAQAVKRLFKDVKLGIGPVIENGFYYDIDSPEPITADDLPLIEKEMKKIISENIEIIRHDVSREEAFEKFQDDEYKVELLEAIPAGEQVSIYEQGDFFDLCRGVHVPSTGKLKEFKLLSIAGAYWRGNSDNKMLQRIYGTAFFKKEDLQAHLKMLEEAKERDHRKIGKELELFTNSLKVGQGLPLWLPNGATIRRVIERYIVDKELKLGYKHVYTPVLGSKELYETSGHWEHYQDSMFPPMEMDNETLVLRPMNCPHHMMIFKNGMHSYRNLPLRIAELGTMHRYEMSGAVSGLQRVRGMTLNDAHLFVRPDQIKLEFQKVVELIISVYKDFDLKDYSFRLSYRDPNNKEKYFDDDVMWEKAQSMLKEAMDELGLDYIEAEDEAAFYGPKLDVQVKTAIGKEETLSTVQLDFLLPERFDLTYVGEDGKPHRPVVIHRGVVSTMERFVAFLIEEYKGAFPTWLAPVQVEIIPVSNEVHFEYAKQIEEQLVAAGFRVEMDDREEKLGYKIREAQMQKIPYMLVLGDKELESGNVNVRKYGEQKSESIPFDEFLARLQEEVAHN from the coding sequence GTGGCAGATGTTATTAAGTTACAATTTCCAGATGGAGCAGTAAAAGAGTTTCCTTCATCAACAACTACAGAAGAAATAGCACAATCTATTAGTCCAGGGCTTCGAAAAAAAGCTTTAGCAGGTAAATTAAGCGGTCAGCTGATCGATCTTAAAACACCGATTACTGAGGATGGAGAGATTGCGATTATTACTCCTGAGTCAGATGAAGCGTTAGAAATTCTGCGTCATAGTTCAGCTCACTTACTGGCACAAGCTGTAAAGCGTCTATTTAAAGATGTTAAGCTAGGAATTGGACCAGTCATTGAAAATGGTTTCTACTATGATATTGACTCACCAGAACCAATAACAGCTGATGACTTACCTTTAATAGAAAAAGAAATGAAAAAAATTATTAGTGAAAACATCGAAATTATTCGTCATGACGTTTCTCGTGAAGAAGCTTTTGAAAAGTTTCAGGATGATGAGTATAAAGTAGAGCTGCTTGAAGCGATACCAGCTGGAGAACAAGTTTCGATTTACGAGCAAGGAGATTTCTTTGACCTTTGCCGTGGTGTTCATGTTCCTTCTACAGGAAAGCTAAAAGAGTTTAAACTGCTAAGCATTGCAGGAGCATATTGGAGAGGTAACAGTGACAATAAAATGCTTCAACGTATTTACGGAACTGCCTTCTTTAAAAAAGAGGACCTTCAAGCGCATCTTAAAATGTTGGAAGAGGCAAAAGAACGTGACCATCGTAAAATTGGTAAGGAGCTAGAGCTTTTCACTAACTCTTTAAAGGTTGGACAAGGTTTACCTCTATGGTTACCAAATGGTGCAACTATCCGACGCGTAATTGAGCGTTATATCGTAGACAAGGAGCTAAAGCTTGGTTACAAACACGTTTACACACCAGTTTTAGGGTCTAAAGAACTTTATGAGACATCAGGACATTGGGAGCATTACCAAGACTCTATGTTCCCTCCTATGGAGATGGATAACGAAACACTAGTATTACGTCCAATGAACTGTCCTCACCATATGATGATATTCAAAAACGGTATGCATTCTTATCGTAACCTTCCTCTACGAATCGCGGAGCTAGGAACAATGCACCGCTATGAAATGTCTGGAGCAGTATCAGGACTTCAACGTGTACGTGGGATGACGTTGAACGATGCCCATTTATTTGTACGTCCAGATCAAATTAAATTGGAATTCCAAAAGGTTGTTGAATTAATCATCTCTGTCTATAAAGACTTTGACTTGAAAGATTACTCATTCCGTTTATCTTACAGAGATCCTAACAATAAAGAAAAGTACTTTGATGATGATGTAATGTGGGAAAAAGCTCAAAGCATGCTAAAAGAAGCTATGGATGAATTAGGATTAGATTATATTGAAGCAGAAGACGAAGCTGCATTCTACGGTCCAAAACTAGATGTTCAAGTAAAAACTGCTATTGGTAAGGAAGAAACATTATCAACAGTTCAATTAGACTTCTTACTACCAGAGCGCTTTGATCTAACATATGTAGGGGAAGATGGAAAACCACATCGTCCTGTCGTTATTCACCGTGGAGTAGTTTCTACTATGGAACGTTTTGTTGCATTCCTAATAGAAGAATACAAAGGAGCTTTCCCGACTTGGTTGGCACCAGTGCAAGTTGAGATTATTCCAGTTTCTAATGAAGTACATTTCGAGTATGCTAAGCAAATTGAAGAGCAATTAGTTGCAGCTGGGTTCCGTGTAGAAATGGATGACCGTGAAGAAAAGCTTGGCTACAAGATTCGCGAAGCACAAATGCAAAAGATTCCTTATATGCTAGTGCTAGGAGATAAAGAGTTAGAATCAGGTAATGTAAACGTTCGTAAATATGGAGAGCAAAAATCCGAAAGTATTCCGTTCGACGAATTTTTAGCTCGTCTGCAAGAAGAAGTAGCACATAATTAA
- the dut gene encoding dUTP diphosphatase, translating into MEQTLKVKLIHEDAMVPNRANEGDAGMDLYSIEEKVIQAGKSALIRTGIEMELPKGTEAQVRPRSGLALKHSITVLNSPGTIDEGYRGEVRVILINHGLEDFTVEKHMRIAQMIIAPVLQVKIEQTESLTESDRGRGGFGSSGK; encoded by the coding sequence ATGGAACAAACATTAAAAGTAAAATTAATTCATGAAGATGCAATGGTACCGAACCGAGCAAATGAAGGCGATGCAGGAATGGATTTGTATTCAATTGAAGAAAAGGTAATACAAGCTGGAAAATCAGCATTAATCAGAACAGGAATTGAGATGGAACTGCCCAAAGGAACAGAAGCACAGGTTAGACCAAGAAGTGGTTTGGCGTTAAAGCATTCCATCACCGTTTTAAATAGTCCTGGAACGATAGATGAGGGCTACAGGGGAGAAGTTAGAGTCATATTAATAAATCATGGTTTAGAAGACTTTACAGTAGAAAAACATATGAGGATCGCTCAAATGATTATAGCTCCAGTTTTACAAGTGAAAATAGAGCAAACGGAAAGCTTAACCGAATCTGATAGAGGAAGAGGGGGCTTTGGTTCATCTGGGAAGTAG
- a CDS encoding bile acid:sodium symporter family protein, with amino-acid sequence MKTLEKISSFAGKYFALLVILIAVIAYLIPETFLPFRSYITLLLGVVMFGMGLTLKAVDFKLILTNPKPVLIGVAAQFVIMPLVAFAIAYMLQLPNELAAGLVLLGSVPGGTASNVMVYLAKGNVPLSITMTSFSTLLAPLMTPVLLLWLAGQWMPVNVMDMFMSIVQVIIVPIVLGLLIKKLLPTVVEKSANVVPLISVLAIIIIVSAVVAGNVNNIASAGLLVFVGVFLHNGAGLLLGYFTGKMMKLSRSDCRAISIEVGMQNSGLGVALATAHLGPLAALPSALGAVWHNISGPIIATIWSKNAADSEEEEMEAIPLESKPSQV; translated from the coding sequence ATGAAAACATTAGAGAAAATCAGTAGCTTTGCTGGCAAATATTTTGCCCTCTTGGTTATCTTAATTGCTGTAATAGCTTACTTAATACCAGAAACCTTCCTGCCATTTCGTAGTTATATAACTCTCCTACTAGGGGTAGTTATGTTTGGAATGGGCCTAACGCTTAAAGCAGTAGATTTTAAGCTAATCTTAACTAATCCTAAACCAGTATTAATCGGTGTAGCAGCACAATTTGTCATCATGCCATTAGTTGCTTTTGCAATAGCCTACATGCTACAGCTTCCTAATGAATTAGCTGCCGGCCTTGTACTCCTAGGCTCTGTACCAGGTGGAACCGCATCAAATGTAATGGTTTACTTAGCGAAAGGAAATGTACCACTTTCTATTACAATGACGTCCTTCTCTACTCTCTTGGCGCCTTTAATGACACCAGTTTTACTTTTATGGTTAGCTGGGCAATGGATGCCGGTAAATGTAATGGATATGTTTATGTCCATTGTCCAAGTAATTATCGTTCCGATTGTTCTTGGTCTACTTATTAAAAAATTATTACCAACGGTTGTAGAAAAAAGCGCAAACGTTGTACCATTAATCTCTGTATTAGCTATTATCATCATTGTTTCAGCAGTAGTCGCAGGTAATGTTAATAACATCGCTTCTGCAGGATTATTAGTTTTTGTTGGGGTCTTCCTTCATAATGGTGCTGGTCTATTGCTTGGCTATTTCACTGGGAAAATGATGAAGCTATCTAGATCTGACTGCCGTGCCATTTCAATTGAGGTTGGTATGCAAAACTCAGGCTTAGGTGTTGCACTAGCAACTGCCCATTTAGGACCGTTAGCTGCACTTCCAAGCGCTCTAGGAGCTGTTTGGCACAATATCTCAGGCCCAATTATAGCAACTATTTGGTCAAAAAATGCAGCAGATTCCGAGGAAGAAGAGATGGAAGCGATCCCGTTAGAAAGTAAGCCTTCACAGGTTTAA
- a CDS encoding DUF2207 domain-containing protein: MKKFIIPFLLFMLAFLSFSPIGEAKSYSIDKVHIKSWIQPNGDLLVNEVFTYTFDGSFHNLYREFPDTYNGKVVDFYSYELTSLDMEPGFVGAESMIPLTVSFEEGHFRTNIKKTNEKVSYFYAYTLKNAVKTYDNYSEVKVTYFSGDAHDQAYENVTIDFILPKPLNPDTFDGFMFDRHAGNREKNQYGIRFVTPKSEAYSTTETSFYFPSSVMTAMPKIKSAQTLSGAIALEQKQFNQMLSRLDYNEMVKSLIPKVMMGMLIVAVLLIVLLPQRHFWRVDSETNVIETDALYMFFVDQIGNTHKKSFLAGLFSLVEKGAVKVSKGKAAVRFQNDTKAPRETLEFQLVNRSLVNANFENTMIDWLFGVKNGSNKWTFNLHDVAGAARDEKRQNGYFAQRKKIFKEKQKQWELAVESEMIEAGALNNRIPLMILSIATIILAILFSIAYYADLRSIWGIVCIITVSLIYIGMLWWKKKSKRLLFLYMGFMFFASVNLVDEALLHQTNDLLLAFIVLYFTVPRNILSMNAVRAKDSIRAFRKALSKQDHTVLHKEDKWIIRAYLFKRSRQSYPLETARAVPLAGLLLTDTDPMKYVEDSWRWTKGYLFSGDGSSGGSATYSDSGGSYGGGSGDSGGGAGAD, from the coding sequence ATGAAAAAGTTTATTATTCCATTCTTGTTATTCATGTTAGCTTTCCTTTCCTTTAGCCCTATAGGGGAAGCAAAGTCTTATAGCATTGACAAAGTACATATAAAGTCATGGATTCAACCAAACGGTGACTTATTAGTTAACGAGGTATTTACCTATACTTTTGATGGTTCCTTTCATAACCTTTATAGAGAATTTCCTGACACATACAATGGGAAGGTAGTAGATTTTTATTCCTATGAGCTTACTAGCTTAGACATGGAGCCAGGCTTTGTGGGAGCAGAATCGATGATTCCATTAACTGTCTCCTTTGAGGAAGGCCATTTTCGAACAAACATCAAGAAAACTAATGAGAAGGTATCTTACTTCTATGCTTATACCTTAAAGAATGCTGTTAAGACATATGACAATTACAGTGAGGTAAAGGTGACGTACTTTAGCGGGGATGCACATGATCAAGCTTACGAGAATGTGACAATAGATTTTATACTTCCGAAACCACTAAATCCTGATACTTTCGATGGATTTATGTTTGATCGACATGCAGGAAATCGAGAAAAAAACCAATATGGTATACGATTTGTGACTCCTAAATCGGAGGCGTATTCTACTACGGAGACTAGTTTCTATTTTCCTTCTTCCGTAATGACAGCAATGCCGAAAATTAAGTCCGCACAAACTTTAAGTGGGGCCATTGCTTTAGAGCAAAAACAATTTAATCAGATGCTGAGTCGTTTAGATTACAATGAAATGGTAAAGAGTCTCATCCCAAAAGTTATGATGGGAATGCTTATTGTCGCTGTCTTATTAATTGTTTTATTACCACAGAGACATTTTTGGAGGGTTGACTCTGAAACAAATGTGATAGAGACGGATGCTTTATATATGTTTTTTGTTGATCAAATTGGCAATACTCATAAAAAAAGCTTTTTGGCAGGGTTATTTTCATTAGTAGAAAAAGGAGCAGTAAAGGTAAGCAAAGGAAAAGCGGCAGTTCGTTTTCAAAATGATACAAAGGCTCCTAGAGAGACATTAGAGTTTCAACTGGTGAATCGAAGTCTAGTGAATGCCAATTTCGAAAATACAATGATAGATTGGCTATTTGGAGTAAAAAATGGATCAAACAAATGGACGTTTAACTTACACGATGTTGCTGGAGCAGCAAGAGATGAGAAAAGGCAAAATGGCTATTTTGCTCAGCGGAAAAAAATATTTAAAGAAAAGCAGAAGCAATGGGAGCTAGCAGTTGAATCAGAGATGATCGAGGCTGGTGCCTTAAATAACCGTATCCCACTTATGATTTTAAGTATAGCGACCATTATATTGGCTATACTATTTTCTATTGCATATTATGCAGACTTAAGAAGCATCTGGGGAATTGTATGCATCATAACAGTATCTCTTATATATATCGGAATGCTATGGTGGAAGAAAAAATCAAAACGATTATTATTCTTATATATGGGTTTCATGTTTTTTGCTAGCGTAAATTTAGTAGATGAAGCATTACTTCACCAAACGAATGATTTGTTACTTGCATTTATTGTTTTATATTTTACTGTACCAAGAAATATTTTATCGATGAATGCAGTCAGAGCTAAGGATTCTATAAGGGCTTTTAGAAAAGCACTAAGCAAACAAGATCATACTGTATTGCACAAGGAAGATAAGTGGATCATTCGAGCTTATTTGTTTAAACGAAGTCGCCAGTCTTATCCACTAGAAACAGCGCGTGCTGTCCCGTTGGCTGGATTGCTGTTAACAGACACAGACCCTATGAAATATGTAGAGGATTCATGGAGATGGACAAAAGGATATCTATTTTCTGGAGATGGTTCTTCTGGAGGCTCCGCTACATATTCAGATAGCGGAGGAAGCTACGGAGGTGGCAGCGGGGATAGTGGTGGCGGCGCCGGTGCCGATTAA
- the argF gene encoding ornithine carbamoyltransferase, whose amino-acid sequence MKLLEWVNLKLVDSLKGKDLLTLLDYSKEEVTELLELATNLKSLTKAGKCPPLLEGKTLGMIFEKHSTRTRISFEVGMKQLGGNGMFMNARDLQIGRGESVYDTAHVLSGYLDGIMIRANSHAMVKELAEHASIPVINGLTDLYHPCQALADILTVQEVKGHTKGLKLAFIGDGNNVAHSLVIAAAYMGMHIAVATPVGYEPNEEIMAKAKAIALANEGSLFVSNDPLEAAVNADVVYTDVWTSMGQEEEAVKRLEEFKDYQINDKLVANAKADYIFLHCLPAHREEEVATSVIDGPNSYIFQQAENRLHAQKAVLASLMA is encoded by the coding sequence ATGAAATTATTGGAGTGGGTAAATCTTAAATTAGTTGATAGTTTAAAAGGAAAGGATCTTTTAACACTATTGGATTACTCTAAGGAAGAAGTGACTGAATTACTAGAACTAGCAACAAACTTAAAGTCTTTAACGAAGGCTGGTAAATGTCCTCCATTGTTAGAAGGGAAGACATTAGGAATGATATTTGAAAAGCATTCTACTCGTACAAGGATTTCGTTTGAGGTGGGGATGAAGCAGCTAGGTGGAAATGGTATGTTCATGAACGCTAGAGATTTGCAGATTGGTCGTGGGGAATCTGTCTATGATACAGCACATGTCCTCTCGGGTTATCTAGATGGCATTATGATTCGTGCTAATTCACACGCTATGGTTAAAGAACTTGCGGAGCATGCGAGTATACCTGTTATAAACGGCCTAACAGACCTCTACCATCCATGTCAGGCGTTAGCAGATATATTAACAGTACAAGAAGTGAAAGGTCATACAAAAGGGCTGAAGCTGGCTTTTATTGGTGATGGTAACAACGTTGCACATTCCTTAGTGATTGCTGCTGCATACATGGGCATGCACATTGCTGTAGCAACGCCAGTCGGCTATGAGCCGAATGAAGAGATTATGGCAAAGGCAAAGGCAATTGCTCTTGCAAACGAAGGTTCCTTGTTTGTTTCTAATGATCCACTAGAAGCTGCGGTGAATGCAGATGTAGTTTATACAGATGTTTGGACTTCCATGGGGCAGGAGGAGGAAGCTGTTAAGCGTTTGGAGGAATTTAAGGATTATCAAATTAATGACAAGCTAGTAGCCAATGCGAAAGCAGATTATATATTCCTTCATTGTCTTCCGGCTCATCGAGAAGAAGAGGTTGCCACATCTGTTATAGATGGACCTAACTCATATATATTCCAGCAGGCAGAAAATCGCTTGCATGCACAAAAAGCCGTACTTGCTTCTTTGATGGCTTAA
- the rplT gene encoding 50S ribosomal protein L20, which yields MPRVKGGTVTRKRRKKVLKLAKGYYGSKHTLYKVANQQVMKSLMYAYRDRRQKKREFRKLWITRINAAARMNGLSYSRLMHGLKLAEIEVNRKMLAELAVTDAAAFTQIADLAKKAINK from the coding sequence ATGCCACGCGTAAAAGGCGGAACAGTGACGCGCAAGCGTCGTAAAAAGGTATTAAAATTAGCTAAAGGTTATTACGGTTCTAAACATACATTATATAAAGTAGCAAACCAACAGGTTATGAAATCTTTAATGTATGCATACCGTGACCGTCGTCAAAAGAAACGTGAATTCCGTAAACTATGGATCACACGTATCAATGCGGCAGCTCGTATGAACGGACTTTCTTACAGCCGTTTAATGCACGGATTGAAATTAGCTGAAATCGAAGTAAACCGTAAAATGTTAGCTGAATTAGCTGTAACTGATGCAGCAGCATTTACACAAATTGCTGATTTAGCAAAAAAAGCAATCAACAAATAA
- a CDS encoding DUF1294 domain-containing protein yields the protein MVNVILILIFLMSVSAFLLMGYDKSQAKKRGQRISEKTLWTFAIFGGGIGAYLGMQLFRHKTLHTSFRVGFLMLMIVYVFLIVWLLTDNSPIVF from the coding sequence ATGGTTAATGTGATTCTTATTTTAATTTTTTTAATGTCGGTGTCAGCGTTCCTATTGATGGGCTATGATAAGTCCCAAGCAAAGAAAAGGGGACAAAGAATATCGGAAAAAACATTATGGACTTTTGCAATCTTTGGTGGAGGCATAGGTGCTTATTTGGGAATGCAGTTATTTCGTCATAAAACATTGCATACTAGCTTTCGTGTAGGCTTTCTTATGCTAATGATCGTGTATGTCTTTCTAATAGTTTGGCTATTAACGGATAATAGTCCCATAGTATTCTAG
- a CDS encoding M42 family metallopeptidase, whose translation MTKLDETLTMLKELTDAKGIPGNEREPRKVMEKYIAPYADKIEYDNLGSLIAEKVGDANGPKIMVAGHLDEVGFMISKIDDKGFLSFQTVGGWWSQVMLAQRVTIVTRKGETITGVIGSKPPHILSPEARKKPVDIKEMFIDIGASSKEEAMSWGVLPGDMVVPYFEFTVMNNDKLLLAKAWDNRIGCAIAIDVLKNLQGQDHPNIVYGVGNVQEEVGLRGAKTSTAKINPDIGFAVDVGIAGDTPGITPKESSSKMGDGPQIVLFDASMVSHKGLRDFVVDTAEANNIPYQFETIAGGGTDAGSMHISLNGVPCLSIGVATRYIHSHAGILHRDDYENTVKLIVEVIKKLDRDTVNNITFN comes from the coding sequence ATGACAAAATTAGATGAAACATTAACAATGCTAAAAGAACTTACAGATGCAAAAGGGATTCCCGGTAACGAGCGTGAACCGCGTAAAGTAATGGAAAAATATATTGCCCCTTATGCAGACAAAATTGAATATGACAACCTTGGTAGCTTAATCGCTGAAAAAGTGGGAGATGCTAACGGACCTAAAATCATGGTTGCAGGTCACTTAGACGAAGTTGGTTTTATGATTTCCAAAATTGATGACAAGGGATTCTTGAGTTTTCAGACAGTGGGAGGCTGGTGGTCACAAGTAATGCTAGCTCAACGTGTAACGATCGTTACTCGTAAGGGCGAAACTATTACAGGTGTTATCGGTTCTAAACCACCACATATTCTTAGCCCAGAAGCACGTAAAAAGCCTGTCGATATTAAAGAAATGTTTATTGATATTGGTGCTTCCTCTAAAGAAGAAGCTATGTCATGGGGAGTATTACCAGGGGATATGGTCGTTCCATATTTTGAATTCACTGTAATGAACAACGATAAACTTCTACTTGCAAAAGCTTGGGATAATCGTATTGGTTGTGCTATTGCAATAGATGTATTGAAAAATTTACAAGGCCAAGATCATCCAAATATCGTATATGGTGTCGGGAATGTTCAAGAAGAAGTAGGTCTTCGCGGAGCTAAAACCTCTACAGCAAAAATTAACCCTGATATCGGCTTTGCAGTTGATGTGGGTATTGCTGGTGATACTCCAGGAATCACTCCAAAAGAATCATCTAGTAAAATGGGAGATGGCCCTCAAATCGTCCTATTTGATGCATCTATGGTATCCCATAAAGGATTACGCGATTTTGTAGTGGATACAGCAGAAGCAAACAATATCCCTTATCAATTTGAAACAATTGCTGGTGGGGGAACAGATGCAGGTTCTATGCATATTTCCTTAAATGGTGTACCTTGCTTGTCAATCGGTGTAGCTACTCGTTATATTCATTCACATGCAGGAATTCTGCATAGAGATGATTACGAGAATACAGTTAAATTGATTGTTGAAGTTATTAAAAAGCTTGATCGTGATACAGTAAACAATATAACTTTTAACTAA